A region from the Muribaculum gordoncarteri genome encodes:
- the tpiA gene encoding triose-phosphate isomerase yields MRKKIVAGNWKMNTNLQEGVALAKEINEALKAAQPKCDVIIAVPFTHLASINAVIDPAKLGLGAENCANHKSGAYTGEVSAPMVASTGATYVILGHSERRQYYGETSEILKEKVALALENNLTPIFCIGEVLEERENGTYNEVVKKQIEEALFNLSAEDFGKIILAYEPVWAIGTGKTATDDQAEDMHAFIRGVIADRYGKEVAENTSILYGGSCKPSNAPQLFAKPDVDGGLIGGASLECGSFMGIVNAF; encoded by the coding sequence ATGAGAAAGAAAATCGTAGCCGGAAACTGGAAGATGAACACAAATCTCCAGGAAGGTGTGGCTCTTGCCAAGGAAATCAACGAAGCTCTCAAGGCTGCACAGCCCAAGTGTGATGTAATCATCGCTGTTCCTTTCACCCATCTTGCATCTATCAATGCAGTAATCGACCCCGCCAAGCTTGGCCTTGGTGCTGAAAACTGCGCAAATCACAAGTCAGGTGCCTACACAGGTGAAGTTTCAGCTCCCATGGTTGCTTCTACCGGAGCTACTTACGTTATCCTCGGTCACTCGGAGCGTCGTCAATATTACGGTGAAACTTCCGAAATCCTGAAGGAGAAAGTTGCTCTTGCTCTTGAGAACAATCTTACTCCCATCTTCTGCATCGGCGAGGTGCTTGAGGAGCGCGAAAACGGAACTTACAACGAAGTTGTTAAGAAGCAGATCGAAGAGGCTCTCTTCAATCTTTCGGCTGAGGATTTCGGCAAGATCATCCTTGCTTACGAACCCGTTTGGGCAATCGGTACAGGCAAGACTGCAACCGACGACCAGGCCGAGGATATGCACGCATTCATCCGTGGCGTGATTGCCGATCGTTACGGAAAGGAAGTTGCTGAAAACACTTCAATCCTTTACGGTGGAAGCTGCAAGCCTTCAAATGCTCCCCAGCTCTTTGCAAAGCCCGATGTTGACGGTGGTCTTATCGGTGGCGCATCACTTGAATGTGGCTCATTCATGGGCATTGTAAATGCTTTCTAA
- a CDS encoding SPOR domain-containing protein: MKLRTYISMIMLGGIITAANADNDAPVNQAPIVGHIVSDSTVTLTMPDALLQRLQPVESHESETVRPVNGKMGGYRIQVFSDNNARTAKSEARTRARNVNARFPQYPTYVVYNSPFWRLRVGNFRTQEEANEAARELKEAFPSYMREIRVVRDRIVVSSGE; encoded by the coding sequence GTGAAGCTACGCACTTACATATCAATGATTATGCTTGGCGGAATCATTACGGCGGCAAATGCCGACAATGATGCTCCGGTGAACCAGGCGCCTATTGTCGGTCACATAGTTTCCGACAGTACCGTAACTCTTACCATGCCTGACGCGCTTTTACAGCGGTTGCAGCCGGTTGAGTCACATGAAAGCGAAACCGTGCGTCCCGTTAACGGGAAAATGGGTGGTTATCGTATTCAGGTGTTTTCCGACAACAATGCACGCACGGCTAAGAGTGAGGCTCGTACCCGAGCCAGAAATGTGAATGCCCGCTTCCCACAGTATCCTACCTATGTCGTCTACAACTCTCCGTTCTGGCGATTGAGGGTGGGGAACTTCCGCACGCAGGAGGAAGCCAACGAAGCGGCTCGGGAACTGAAGGAAGCTTTTCCGAGCTACATGCGTGAAATCCGTGTGGTCCGTGACCGCATAGTTGTATCGTCGGGCGAATAA